In Paenibacillus kyungheensis, the following are encoded in one genomic region:
- a CDS encoding GNAT family N-acetyltransferase, giving the protein MIELVLMNQEQYEAFRDQSAADYAAEKVLAGTWDATDAQRLAQESFAKYLPQGKDTPGAYIYHIVEVASEQIIGYIWLHISDAPAGKQAFLYDILIYEAHQGKGYGQATMQALDQVAKQEGAVKIGLHVFGHNLKALHVYEKAGYQITDYQMSKTLTP; this is encoded by the coding sequence ATGATTGAATTAGTATTGATGAATCAGGAGCAATATGAAGCTTTTCGCGATCAATCGGCAGCGGATTATGCTGCTGAAAAAGTATTGGCAGGTACATGGGATGCTACCGACGCACAGCGATTAGCCCAAGAAAGTTTTGCCAAATATTTGCCTCAGGGAAAAGATACACCGGGAGCTTATATTTATCATATTGTTGAGGTGGCGAGTGAGCAGATTATCGGATATATCTGGTTACATATCAGTGATGCTCCAGCAGGGAAGCAAGCCTTTTTATACGATATTTTGATCTATGAGGCACATCAAGGCAAAGGATATGGTCAAGCAACGATGCAAGCACTTGATCAGGTGGCAAAACAAGAAGGAGCAGTCAAAATAGGACTGCATGTATTCGGTCATAATCTTAAAGCGCTCCATGTATACGAAAAAGCAGGCTATCAGATTACAGACTATCAAATGTCCAAAACATTAACTCCATAA
- a CDS encoding PTS sugar transporter produces MKNIIILGSSGGNLYSLGGKNPEGLLQELLIQLEAAELHCAGIQFIAAQTSMDHIKESTPASLYIWNEEEQRPVISVEGTLEEINQAAVAQDERLAAMIASGEVDGVILMSASPGGSNRLAIEAAATAQLPVTGTGGTSMAAAATKGLKVISTSGTTGTTNRTRAVSFVTSLSKYWGLSYRPVIGKASGGQGIQQGTGFSRINIRGIMLASLPGFIAMALILAASQIPGLTALSKVFDIMIAALPVIIAVVATKQVAELDEVSIVAGIVAGVLSVNGGIIGGLIGGIGAGLLANYLFRKCVEWRFPATTVNIVAGGVSGLVAGLVVYFFIAPLAAQAGEGIRYLLETLVAANSALAGLIAGLLIWPAILGGVYHAAILPIVLLEMERSGNSFLGAVDMTGLVMVSAGITLANIIAPQDKGAAAVAAPGFLINIGFGTFVEAAYPFMFASKWVFGGAIVSAGLGGLLVGVLNVRGIAYVPAFAAPFSSNHIAGFAIAMLGSLTCSFVITLIINLIFKNRKKKEAIV; encoded by the coding sequence ATGAAAAATATTATTATCTTAGGGAGTAGCGGAGGCAATTTATATAGTCTTGGTGGCAAAAATCCAGAAGGGCTATTGCAAGAATTACTGATACAATTAGAGGCAGCAGAGCTTCATTGTGCAGGTATCCAATTTATTGCTGCGCAAACATCTATGGATCATATCAAAGAATCCACCCCTGCTTCTTTATACATATGGAACGAAGAAGAACAACGTCCGGTGATTAGTGTGGAGGGCACGTTAGAAGAAATCAATCAAGCAGCTGTAGCCCAAGATGAGCGATTAGCTGCGATGATTGCTAGTGGTGAAGTCGATGGTGTGATTTTGATGAGTGCAAGCCCTGGTGGATCGAACCGATTAGCGATTGAAGCGGCTGCAACTGCTCAATTACCTGTTACAGGTACAGGTGGAACATCGATGGCGGCAGCGGCAACCAAAGGATTGAAAGTGATCTCTACGTCCGGCACCACAGGAACAACGAACCGTACGCGTGCAGTTTCTTTTGTTACTTCTTTGAGCAAGTATTGGGGTCTGTCGTACCGTCCGGTGATCGGCAAAGCTTCCGGCGGGCAAGGGATACAGCAAGGTACAGGATTTTCACGTATTAATATTCGAGGGATTATGCTGGCATCACTACCGGGTTTTATAGCGATGGCGTTGATTCTAGCGGCAAGTCAGATTCCCGGATTGACTGCTTTGAGTAAAGTGTTTGATATTATGATTGCGGCATTGCCTGTTATTATTGCAGTGGTTGCCACTAAGCAAGTGGCTGAATTAGATGAAGTATCGATTGTAGCTGGGATTGTAGCCGGTGTATTGTCTGTGAATGGTGGTATTATTGGCGGATTGATTGGCGGGATCGGAGCTGGATTGTTAGCCAATTATTTATTTCGTAAATGTGTCGAATGGCGATTTCCTGCCACAACCGTTAATATAGTAGCAGGTGGAGTATCGGGTCTTGTAGCAGGGTTAGTGGTGTACTTTTTTATCGCACCTCTTGCCGCTCAAGCTGGTGAAGGGATACGATATTTATTAGAAACACTGGTAGCCGCCAATAGTGCACTTGCTGGTCTAATTGCTGGATTGTTAATCTGGCCTGCTATTTTGGGTGGAGTCTACCATGCTGCCATTTTGCCAATCGTATTGTTAGAAATGGAACGAAGCGGTAACAGCTTTTTGGGAGCTGTCGATATGACAGGCTTGGTGATGGTATCCGCAGGGATTACACTTGCCAATATTATTGCTCCACAAGATAAAGGCGCAGCCGCTGTAGCCGCACCCGGATTTCTAATTAATATTGGCTTTGGCACATTTGTAGAAGCGGCTTATCCGTTTATGTTTGCAAGTAAATGGGTATTTGGAGGAGCGATTGTATCTGCTGGGTTAGGTGGATTGTTAGTCGGTGTACTGAATGTACGTGGGATTGCGTATGTTCCAGCATTTGCCGCTCCATTCTCATCGAATCATATCGCAGGTTTTGCTATCGCTATGCTAGGAAGTCTTACCTGTTCGTTTGTAATTACGTTGATCATTAATCTTATTTTTAAAAACCGCAAAAAGAAAGAGGCTATTGTATGA